The Bacillus alveayuensis genome contains a region encoding:
- a CDS encoding uncharacterized protein YktA (UPF0223 family) (product_source=COG4476; cath_funfam=1.10.220.80; cog=COG4476; pfam=PF05256; superfamily=158504) — translation MKYSYPFSLDWTTQEIIDVIKFFECIEKAYESGIKREDMLQAYRRFKEIVPSKSEEKKMFKEFQEVSGYSSYHVVKKTRDSHDGEFIDFRPHNKG, via the coding sequence ATGAAATATTCTTATCCATTTTCATTAGACTGGACGACACAAGAAATTATTGATGTCATTAAGTTTTTTGAATGCATTGAAAAAGCTTATGAAAGCGGGATTAAAAGAGAAGATATGCTACAGGCTTATCGGCGTTTTAAAGAAATTGTTCCTAGTAAATCAGAAGAAAAAAAGATGTTTAAAGAATTTCAAGAAGTTAGTGGATATTCGTCTTATCATGTTGTAAAAAAAACACGGGATTCACATGATGGAGAATTCATTGACTTTCGCCCCCATAATAAAGGCTAA
- a CDS encoding lysine decarboxylase (product_source=KO:K01582; cath_funfam=3.40.640.10,3.90.100.10; cog=COG1982; ko=KO:K01582; pfam=PF01276,PF03711; superfamily=53383) has translation MSQHQTPLFTGLLKHIEKKPIQFHIPGHKKGAGTSPEFREFIGHNALAMDQINIGPLDDLHSPHGIIKEAQELAAEAFGADYTFFSVQGTSGAIMTMVMAVCGPGDKIIVPRNVHKSVMSAIVFSGAVPVFIHPEVDKNLGISHGITTDSVKKALEQNPDAKGLLVINPTYFGICADLKQIVDLAHSYNIPVLVDEAHGVHIHFHEDLPLSAMQAGADMSATSVHKLGGSMTQSSVLNVKEGLVSAHRVQAILSMLTTTSTSYLLLASLDTARKQLAIEGHDLIEKAIKLANQTRKEINEIDHLYCVGEEILGTMATFDYDPTKLIISVKELGLTGYDVEVWLRENYQIEVELSDLYNILCIITPGDTEYETSILVKALKDLSDHFKHQADQSVKPSVLLPNIPVLALSPRDAFYSETEVVPFEESAGRIIAEFVMVYPPGIPIFIPGEIITEENLTYIKKNLEAGLPVQGPEDPTLQYLRVIKEHKAIK, from the coding sequence TTGTCACAACATCAAACACCATTGTTTACTGGACTTCTTAAGCACATTGAAAAAAAACCAATCCAATTTCATATACCTGGACATAAAAAAGGAGCAGGGACATCTCCTGAATTCCGTGAATTTATTGGCCACAATGCTTTAGCGATGGACCAGATTAATATCGGTCCATTAGATGACCTCCATTCTCCACACGGCATTATAAAAGAAGCGCAAGAGCTTGCAGCTGAAGCGTTTGGTGCTGATTATACATTTTTCTCTGTACAAGGTACGAGCGGTGCTATTATGACAATGGTGATGGCTGTTTGCGGACCTGGCGATAAAATTATTGTACCGAGAAATGTCCATAAATCTGTTATGTCTGCCATTGTATTTTCAGGTGCAGTGCCTGTTTTTATCCATCCAGAAGTCGATAAAAATTTAGGCATTTCACATGGGATCACGACAGATTCCGTAAAAAAAGCACTTGAACAAAACCCTGATGCAAAAGGCCTTCTCGTCATCAACCCAACCTATTTTGGAATTTGTGCAGATTTAAAACAGATCGTTGACCTTGCACACTCATATAACATACCAGTATTAGTAGATGAGGCGCATGGAGTTCACATTCATTTCCACGAGGACCTTCCGCTTTCAGCTATGCAGGCAGGTGCTGATATGTCTGCAACAAGCGTTCATAAGCTAGGTGGATCGATGACGCAGAGTTCTGTATTAAATGTAAAAGAAGGTCTTGTTTCAGCTCACAGAGTTCAAGCTATATTAAGTATGTTAACGACCACATCCACTTCGTATTTATTGCTCGCTTCATTGGATACAGCTAGAAAGCAGCTTGCAATAGAAGGTCATGATTTAATAGAAAAAGCGATTAAATTAGCAAATCAAACACGAAAAGAAATTAATGAAATTGACCATCTATATTGTGTTGGGGAAGAAATTCTCGGTACGATGGCAACATTTGATTATGATCCGACCAAATTAATCATTTCCGTTAAAGAACTTGGCTTAACTGGCTATGATGTTGAAGTATGGCTCAGAGAGAATTATCAAATTGAAGTAGAGCTTTCCGATTTATACAACATTCTTTGTATCATTACACCTGGTGATACTGAGTATGAAACATCTATTTTAGTGAAAGCATTAAAAGACCTTTCTGATCATTTTAAACATCAAGCGGATCAATCGGTGAAACCCTCTGTTTTACTTCCAAATATACCAGTTTTAGCTTTATCACCACGTGATGCCTTTTACTCAGAAACAGAGGTTGTACCATTCGAAGAGTCAGCAGGAAGGATTATTGCTGAATTTGTTATGGTATACCCACCAGGGATTCCAATCTTTATTCCAGGTGAAATTATTACCGAAGAAAATTTAACGTATATTAAGAAAAATTTAGAAGCAGGATTACCGGTACAAGGACCAGAAGATCCAACTCTTCAATATTTACGTGTGATAAAAGAGCATAAAGCGATTAAATAA
- a CDS encoding DNA replicative helicase MCM subunit Mcm2 (Cdc46/Mcm family) (product_source=COG1241; cog=COG1241; pfam=PF13790; smart=SM00350; superfamily=50249) produces the protein MGTIVCQHCNHTIGFFEDEKVTTLYGKCDQCDCKHEKKFQKK, from the coding sequence GTGGGAACGATTGTTTGTCAACACTGTAATCATACGATCGGTTTTTTTGAAGATGAAAAAGTAACAACTTTATATGGAAAATGTGATCAATGCGATTGCAAACATGAAAAGAAATTTCAAAAAAAATAA
- a CDS encoding glycine betaine transporter (product_source=KO:K05020; cog=COG1292; ko=KO:K05020; pfam=PF02028; tigrfam=TIGR00842; transmembrane_helix_parts=Inside_1_6,TMhelix_7_26,Outside_27_49,TMhelix_50_69,Inside_70_88,TMhelix_89_111,Outside_112_137,TMhelix_138_160,Inside_161_190,TMhelix_191_213,Outside_214_227,TMhelix_228_250,Inside_251_256,TMhelix_257_276,Outside_277_315,TMhelix_316_338,Inside_339_346,TMhelix_347_366,Outside_367_408,TMhelix_409_431,Inside_432_443,TMhelix_444_466,Outside_467_469,TMhelix_470_492,Inside_493_511) gives MMRKFSPVFILSVIVSFLFIIWGSIPDFLLPKWNLDNVTLFLHGFIIEKFGWFYLLTATFFLIFSIGLIFSKYGSIKLGPENSKPEYSNLTWFAMLFSAGMGIGLVFWGVAEPMYHYSAPPIGEGLTDDSAKLALRYAFFHWGLHPWGIYAVIALALAYFTFRKEENGVVSNILRPLFGDRVDGKLGIIINFIAVFATVFGVATSLGLGAIQISGGFSYLIPGIENNFTTQLIIIVIVTLLFMLSAQTGLNRGIKYLSNINVILAISLLIFLLFAGPTNFIMDLFTTTLGSYIQNLPSMSFRMTPFHTDNTWVQDWTIFYWAWWIAWAPFVGTFIARVSKGRTIREFIIGVLAVPTIFGALWFSVFGGSSIFLEHFNNEPILEIMNEKGMEVALFAVLEKYPLARVTSGLAILLISTFFITSADSATFVLGMQTTNGNLNPSSSIKFIWGIIQSGAAAILLYTGGLEALQRASIIAALPFAVIMILTVFSLVKSLQNENIVQYKVVQKEKD, from the coding sequence ATGATGAGAAAATTTTCACCTGTATTCATTTTGTCTGTCATTGTCTCATTCTTATTTATCATTTGGGGATCGATTCCTGATTTCCTATTACCTAAATGGAATTTAGACAATGTCACCTTATTTTTACATGGCTTTATTATTGAAAAGTTTGGCTGGTTTTATTTATTAACCGCAACGTTTTTTTTAATTTTTTCAATTGGACTGATTTTTTCAAAGTATGGATCGATTAAGCTAGGGCCAGAAAATTCTAAGCCCGAATACTCAAACTTAACATGGTTTGCGATGTTATTTAGTGCAGGGATGGGAATTGGTCTTGTTTTCTGGGGTGTTGCTGAACCGATGTACCACTACTCTGCTCCTCCAATCGGCGAAGGATTGACAGATGATTCTGCCAAGCTCGCTCTCCGTTATGCTTTTTTCCATTGGGGTTTACATCCTTGGGGAATTTACGCGGTTATTGCCTTAGCTTTAGCCTACTTTACTTTTCGTAAAGAAGAAAATGGTGTCGTCAGCAATATATTAAGACCTCTTTTTGGCGATCGAGTTGATGGTAAACTCGGGATCATCATCAATTTTATTGCAGTTTTTGCAACTGTTTTTGGAGTTGCGACATCGTTGGGCTTAGGTGCGATCCAAATTAGTGGTGGATTTTCCTATTTAATACCAGGGATCGAAAATAACTTTACTACTCAATTAATCATTATTGTGATCGTAACGTTATTATTTATGTTATCTGCCCAAACTGGTTTAAACAGAGGAATTAAATACTTAAGTAATATAAATGTTATATTAGCGATTTCCTTATTAATCTTTTTACTATTTGCAGGTCCGACAAATTTTATTATGGATTTATTTACGACAACACTAGGATCTTACATTCAAAACTTGCCATCGATGAGTTTTCGCATGACTCCATTTCATACGGACAACACTTGGGTACAAGATTGGACCATTTTCTATTGGGCATGGTGGATTGCATGGGCTCCTTTTGTCGGAACATTTATTGCCCGTGTCTCAAAAGGAAGAACTATTCGTGAATTTATTATCGGCGTATTAGCTGTCCCAACGATTTTCGGTGCGTTATGGTTTTCTGTATTTGGGGGTTCTTCTATCTTTTTGGAACATTTTAACAATGAACCAATTTTAGAGATTATGAATGAAAAAGGGATGGAGGTCGCTTTATTTGCTGTCCTTGAAAAATATCCATTAGCCCGTGTTACATCAGGTCTTGCAATTTTATTAATTAGTACATTCTTTATCACTTCTGCAGATTCTGCTACATTCGTTTTAGGAATGCAGACGACGAATGGAAACTTAAATCCATCTAGCTCAATCAAGTTTATTTGGGGAATTATCCAGTCAGGTGCAGCTGCGATTTTACTTTATACTGGCGGATTAGAAGCGTTACAAAGAGCCTCCATTATTGCCGCATTACCATTTGCTGTTATTATGATTTTAACGGTGTTCTCCTTAGTAAAATCGTTACAAAACGAAAATATTGTCCAATACAAAGTGGTCCAAAAAGAAAAAGACTAA
- a CDS encoding hypothetical protein (product_source=Hypo-rule applied; superfamily=81464; transmembrane_helix_parts=Inside_1_4,TMhelix_5_27,Outside_28_30,TMhelix_31_53,Inside_54_57,TMhelix_58_80,Outside_81_82) — protein MEGKWAVVLFFHSILWSAFTVIVSFSGKDILFAKMMIWVIFFFIAYQISSCILHVRKYAFLFTSVFMIIFFMGQQLYMLLFA, from the coding sequence ATGGAGGGAAAATGGGCGGTTGTCCTATTTTTTCACAGTATATTGTGGAGTGCTTTTACGGTTATTGTATCGTTTTCTGGCAAAGATATTTTGTTTGCGAAAATGATGATATGGGTCATTTTCTTCTTTATTGCCTATCAAATATCGAGCTGCATACTGCATGTACGCAAATATGCCTTCCTTTTTACAAGCGTATTTATGATCATATTTTTTATGGGGCAGCAATTGTATATGTTACTGTTTGCATAA
- a CDS encoding hypothetical protein (product_source=Hypo-rule applied; cath_funfam=3.40.30.10; superfamily=52833), with amino-acid sequence MQKVTVALFIVLLLSSCSPYSKNDKLKAIQFDDRQIVFFSDDRSIHEEAVYYDALLDLKHDFPREIQNMKVFYRKQTDHPPFDIKTYPSLVVVENNKIIVHIKGPVESKDEIVLPLTKALSE; translated from the coding sequence GTGCAAAAGGTCACTGTCGCCCTTTTTATCGTACTATTACTTTCTTCATGTAGTCCGTATTCAAAAAATGATAAGTTGAAGGCCATACAATTTGACGATCGCCAAATTGTATTTTTTTCGGATGACCGTTCAATCCATGAAGAAGCTGTTTATTACGATGCTTTACTTGATTTAAAACATGATTTTCCAAGAGAGATCCAAAATATGAAGGTGTTTTACCGGAAGCAAACAGACCACCCACCTTTTGATATTAAAACATACCCATCACTTGTAGTCGTCGAAAATAATAAAATTATTGTCCATATAAAAGGTCCTGTTGAAAGTAAAGACGAGATTGTCCTGCCATTGACAAAAGCGTTGTCAGAATAA
- a CDS encoding ornithine--oxo-acid transaminase (product_source=KO:K00819; cath_funfam=3.40.640.10; cog=COG4992; ko=KO:K00819; pfam=PF00202; superfamily=53383; tigrfam=TIGR01885) translates to MTAETKSKQIIEQTEKYGAKNYHPLPIVISQAEGVWVYDPEGNQYMDMLSAYSAVNQGHRHPKIIQALKDQADKITLTSRAFHNDQLGPWYEKVANITNKEMILPMNTGAEAVETAIKAARRWAYDIKGVKENQAEIIVCEGNFHGRTMAAISLSTETEYKRGFGPLLPGIKHIPYGDVNALKEAITENTAAFLLEPIQGEAGINIPPEGFLKEAYEICKREDVLFIADEIQSGLGRSGKMFACDWESVEPDMYILGKALGGGVFPISCVAANKEILGVFNPGSHGSTFGGNPLACAVSMAALEVIEEEMLPERALELGNYFMKKLKQIENPEIKEVRGKGLFIGIELGTHARPFCERLKDEGLLCKETHDTVIRFAPPLVITKEELNWAYEKIRKVLSK, encoded by the coding sequence ATGACCGCTGAAACCAAATCCAAACAAATTATTGAACAAACTGAAAAGTATGGTGCAAAAAACTATCACCCGCTGCCAATCGTAATATCACAAGCAGAAGGGGTATGGGTTTATGATCCGGAAGGTAATCAATATATGGATATGTTAAGTGCCTATTCTGCCGTTAACCAAGGACACCGTCATCCAAAAATTATTCAAGCACTAAAAGATCAAGCAGATAAAATTACACTGACATCAAGAGCATTTCATAATGATCAATTAGGTCCATGGTATGAAAAGGTGGCAAATATTACAAATAAAGAGATGATCCTGCCAATGAATACAGGTGCAGAAGCCGTAGAAACAGCCATTAAGGCGGCTAGGCGTTGGGCATATGATATAAAAGGTGTAAAAGAAAATCAAGCCGAAATCATTGTTTGCGAAGGAAATTTTCACGGACGTACAATGGCGGCCATTTCTCTTTCAACTGAGACGGAATATAAACGTGGTTTTGGACCATTGCTTCCTGGCATTAAACATATTCCATATGGAGATGTAAATGCTCTAAAAGAAGCGATTACCGAAAATACAGCGGCCTTTTTACTTGAACCGATTCAAGGAGAAGCTGGAATCAACATTCCCCCGGAAGGATTTTTAAAGGAGGCTTACGAAATATGTAAACGTGAAGACGTCCTCTTTATTGCTGATGAAATCCAATCTGGTTTAGGTCGCTCCGGCAAAATGTTTGCTTGTGATTGGGAAAGTGTTGAACCAGATATGTATATTTTAGGAAAAGCATTAGGTGGAGGAGTATTTCCGATATCTTGTGTTGCGGCAAATAAAGAAATTTTAGGCGTATTTAATCCTGGCTCACACGGTTCGACATTTGGTGGAAATCCGCTTGCATGTGCCGTGTCAATGGCTGCTCTGGAAGTAATTGAAGAGGAAATGTTACCTGAACGGGCTTTAGAGCTGGGAAATTATTTTATGAAGAAGTTAAAACAAATCGAAAATCCAGAGATCAAAGAAGTGAGAGGAAAAGGACTGTTCATCGGAATCGAGCTTGGTACACATGCACGTCCATTTTGTGAACGTTTAAAAGATGAAGGATTACTATGTAAAGAAACCCATGATACCGTTATTCGTTTTGCACCACCGTTAGTCATTACGAAAGAAGAATTAAATTGGGCTTACGAAAAGATCCGAAAAGTGCTTTCAAAATAA
- a CDS encoding dihydrolipoamide dehydrogenase (product_source=KO:K00382; cath_funfam=3.30.390.30,3.50.50.60; cog=COG1249; ko=KO:K00382; pfam=PF02852,PF07992; superfamily=51905,55424; tigrfam=TIGR01350), producing the protein MVVGDFPIETDTIVIGAGPGGYVAAIRAAQLGQKVTIVEKGNLGGVCLNVGCIPSKALINAGHRYEEAKSSEHMGIKAENVTVDFTKVQEWKESIVKKLTSGVEGLLKGNKVEIVKGEAYFVDANTIRVMDENSAQTYKFKNAIIATGSRPIELPTFKFSDRVIDSTGALNLKEVPKKMVIIGGGVIGVELGTAYANFGTKVVIVEGADEIIPGFEKQMSALVKRNLKKKGVEVHTKAMAKGVEETKDGVKVTFEVKGEEQVVEADYVLVTVGRRPNTDELGLEQVGIEMTERGLIKIDKQCRTSVPNIYAIGDIVEGPALAHKASYEGKIAAEAISGHPSEIDYTAIPAVVFSEPELASVGYTEKQAKDDGIEVIAAKFPFAANGRALSLNATDGFMKLVTRKEDGLVIGAQIAGPNASDMIAELGLAIEAGMTAEDIALTIHAHPTLGEITMEAAEVAIGTPVHIIK; encoded by the coding sequence ATGGTAGTAGGAGATTTCCCAATTGAAACTGATACGATAGTGATTGGGGCTGGTCCTGGCGGATACGTTGCAGCGATCCGCGCAGCTCAATTAGGTCAAAAAGTAACAATTGTTGAAAAAGGAAATTTAGGTGGCGTGTGCTTAAATGTTGGATGTATCCCTTCAAAAGCGCTCATTAATGCTGGTCATCGTTATGAAGAAGCAAAAAGCTCAGAGCATATGGGGATCAAAGCAGAAAATGTAACGGTAGATTTCACAAAAGTTCAAGAGTGGAAAGAAAGCATTGTCAAAAAATTGACTAGTGGAGTAGAAGGCTTATTAAAAGGAAATAAAGTTGAAATTGTAAAAGGCGAAGCATATTTTGTTGATGCGAATACAATTCGTGTTATGGATGAGAATTCTGCACAAACTTATAAATTTAAAAATGCTATTATTGCAACTGGTTCACGTCCAATTGAACTGCCAACATTCAAATTTTCAGATCGTGTGATCGACTCAACTGGTGCCCTAAACTTAAAAGAAGTTCCGAAAAAAATGGTGATCATCGGGGGCGGGGTCATCGGTGTTGAACTTGGTACTGCCTATGCTAACTTTGGAACAAAGGTTGTTATTGTAGAAGGCGCAGACGAAATCATCCCAGGATTTGAAAAACAAATGTCTGCACTTGTGAAACGCAACTTAAAGAAAAAAGGCGTGGAAGTCCATACGAAAGCGATGGCTAAAGGTGTAGAAGAAACAAAAGACGGCGTAAAAGTTACCTTTGAAGTAAAAGGTGAGGAACAAGTAGTAGAAGCAGATTACGTATTAGTTACCGTTGGCCGTCGCCCGAACACGGACGAGCTTGGACTTGAGCAAGTAGGTATCGAAATGACAGAACGCGGTTTAATTAAAATTGATAAACAATGCCGTACAAGTGTACCAAACATTTATGCTATTGGTGACATAGTTGAAGGTCCTGCGCTTGCACATAAAGCTTCCTATGAAGGAAAAATTGCAGCTGAGGCGATTTCTGGTCATCCGTCAGAAATTGATTATACGGCCATTCCAGCTGTAGTCTTCTCTGAGCCTGAACTTGCTTCAGTCGGATATACGGAAAAACAAGCAAAAGACGATGGCATTGAAGTCATTGCAGCGAAATTCCCATTTGCTGCTAACGGCCGTGCCCTATCTCTTAACGCTACTGATGGATTCATGAAGCTAGTCACTCGTAAAGAAGATGGTTTAGTCATCGGTGCACAAATTGCTGGTCCGAATGCCTCTGACATGATTGCTGAACTTGGATTGGCGATCGAAGCAGGCATGACAGCAGAAGATATTGCCTTAACGATTCATGCACATCCAACACTTGGTGAAATTACAATGGAAGCTGCTGAAGTAGCGATTGGAACACCAGTTCACATTATCAAATAA
- a CDS encoding pyruvate dehydrogenase E2 component (dihydrolipoamide acetyltransferase) (product_source=KO:K00627; cath_funfam=2.40.50.100,3.30.559.10,4.10.320.10; cog=COG0508; ko=KO:K00627; pfam=PF00198,PF00364,PF02817; superfamily=47005,51230,52777): MAFEFKLPDIGEGIHEGEIVKWFVKPGDEVNEDDVLAEVQNDKAVVEIPSPVKGKVLELKVSEGEVATVGQVIVTFDAPGYENLQFKGEDHQEPPAQEEQKDEPKAEEKLKEAEAEVEVDPNRRIIAMPSVRKYAREKGVDIRQVTGSGKNGRILKEDIDAFLNGGKAQAAAQQDEAKVEREEKQAQETKQQAPIVLEGEFPETREKMSGIRKAIAKAMVNSKHTAPHVTLMDEVDVTELVAHRKKFKAVAAEQGIKLTYLPYVVKSLTSALKKYPVLNTSIDDATDEIIQKHYYNIGIAADTEKGLLVPVVKHADRKSIFEISNEINELATKAREGKLLPNEMKGASCTITNIGSAGGQWFTPVINHPEVAILGIGRIQEKAIVKDGEIVAAPVLALSLSFDHRMIDGATAQNALNHIKRLLNDPQLLLMEA; the protein is encoded by the coding sequence GTGGCATTTGAATTTAAATTGCCGGACATCGGTGAAGGTATTCATGAAGGTGAAATTGTCAAATGGTTTGTTAAACCAGGGGATGAAGTAAACGAAGATGATGTATTAGCAGAAGTACAAAATGATAAAGCAGTTGTAGAAATCCCTTCTCCTGTAAAAGGAAAAGTATTAGAATTAAAAGTGAGCGAAGGGGAAGTTGCAACAGTCGGTCAAGTCATTGTAACTTTTGATGCACCAGGTTATGAAAACCTTCAATTTAAAGGTGAAGACCATCAAGAACCACCTGCACAAGAGGAACAAAAAGATGAGCCTAAAGCGGAAGAAAAATTGAAAGAAGCAGAGGCGGAAGTGGAAGTAGATCCAAATCGCCGCATTATTGCAATGCCTTCTGTACGAAAATACGCCCGCGAAAAAGGCGTTGATATTCGTCAAGTAACAGGTTCTGGGAAAAACGGCCGTATTTTAAAAGAAGACATCGATGCCTTCTTAAATGGAGGAAAAGCTCAAGCTGCAGCACAGCAAGATGAAGCAAAAGTTGAAAGAGAAGAAAAACAAGCGCAAGAAACAAAACAACAAGCTCCTATCGTTCTTGAAGGCGAATTCCCAGAAACTCGGGAGAAAATGAGCGGAATTCGTAAAGCGATTGCTAAAGCAATGGTCAACTCCAAACATACTGCTCCACACGTAACATTAATGGATGAAGTCGACGTAACAGAGCTTGTTGCCCATCGTAAGAAATTTAAAGCAGTTGCGGCTGAACAAGGCATTAAGTTAACATATTTACCATATGTTGTGAAGTCGTTAACTTCAGCGCTTAAAAAATATCCAGTACTGAATACATCCATCGATGATGCAACAGATGAAATCATTCAAAAGCATTACTATAACATCGGGATTGCTGCTGATACTGAAAAAGGTTTATTAGTACCTGTCGTTAAACATGCTGATCGTAAATCTATTTTTGAAATTTCTAATGAAATTAATGAACTTGCAACAAAAGCTCGTGAAGGCAAGCTTCTTCCAAATGAAATGAAAGGTGCATCATGTACAATTACAAATATCGGATCTGCTGGTGGTCAATGGTTTACTCCAGTTATTAACCATCCAGAAGTAGCGATCTTAGGTATCGGTCGAATTCAAGAAAAAGCGATCGTGAAGGATGGCGAAATTGTGGCTGCTCCTGTTTTAGCGTTATCTTTAAGCTTTGACCATCGAATGATCGACGGTGCAACTGCTCAAAATGCGCTTAACCATATTAAGCGCTTGCTTAACGACCCACAATTATTATTAATGGAGGCGTAA
- a CDS encoding pyruvate dehydrogenase E1 component beta subunit (product_source=KO:K00162; cath_funfam=3.40.50.920,3.40.50.970; cog=COG0022; ko=KO:K00162; pfam=PF02779,PF02780; superfamily=52518,52922) codes for MAQMTMIQAITDALRTELKNDENVLVFGEDVGVNGGVFRATEGLQKEFGEDRVFDTPLAESGIGGLAIGLGLQGFRPVAEIQFFGFVYEVMDAISGQMARMRYRSGGRWHAPITIRSPFGGGVHTPELHADSLEGLMAQQPGLKVVIPSTPYDAKGLLISAIRDNDPVIFLEHMKLYRSFRQEVPEEEYTIPIGKADIKREGKDITIIAYGAMVHESLKAAEELEKEGVSAEVIDLRTVSPLDIETIITSVEKTNRAIVVQEAQKQAGIAANVVAEINDRAILSLEAPVLRVTAPDTVYPFSSAESVWLPNYKDVLETAKKVLNF; via the coding sequence ATGGCGCAAATGACAATGATTCAAGCAATCACTGATGCGTTGCGTACTGAATTAAAAAATGATGAAAACGTATTAGTGTTCGGTGAAGACGTTGGTGTAAACGGCGGTGTTTTCCGAGCTACAGAAGGATTACAAAAAGAGTTCGGTGAAGATCGTGTATTTGATACACCATTAGCTGAATCCGGAATTGGTGGACTTGCGATCGGTCTTGGTTTACAAGGATTCCGTCCAGTTGCGGAAATTCAGTTCTTCGGATTTGTTTATGAAGTAATGGATGCCATCTCTGGACAAATGGCTCGGATGCGCTATCGTTCTGGTGGACGTTGGCATGCACCAATTACGATTCGTTCACCATTCGGTGGCGGAGTTCACACACCAGAATTACACGCTGATAGCTTAGAAGGTCTTATGGCCCAACAACCTGGTTTAAAAGTAGTCATTCCTTCTACACCTTATGACGCAAAAGGTTTATTAATTTCAGCGATTCGTGATAACGATCCTGTTATTTTCTTAGAACATATGAAGCTTTACCGTTCCTTCCGTCAAGAAGTACCAGAAGAAGAATATACAATTCCAATCGGTAAAGCAGATATTAAACGTGAAGGTAAAGACATTACCATTATTGCGTACGGTGCTATGGTACATGAGTCATTAAAGGCAGCAGAAGAATTAGAAAAAGAAGGTGTATCGGCTGAAGTAATCGACTTGCGTACAGTAAGCCCACTTGATATTGAAACAATTATCACATCCGTTGAAAAAACAAATCGTGCGATTGTTGTACAAGAAGCACAAAAACAAGCAGGTATTGCAGCAAACGTTGTAGCGGAAATTAATGATCGTGCCATCTTGAGCTTAGAAGCGCCTGTGTTACGGGTTACAGCACCAGATACGGTCTATCCATTCTCTTCAGCTGAAAGCGTTTGGCTTCCAAACTATAAAGATGTATTGGAAACAGCGAAAAAAGTATTAAACTTCTAA